A DNA window from Methylobacterium sp. NMS14P contains the following coding sequences:
- a CDS encoding iron transporter, whose amino-acid sequence MARTRLAVAARIALAVFAGYGLAGLATAALALGLPMSRADAASTATMLSFAVYAAAVLWTFGARRLATAALGLLLPALALGGLVWALHGGAG is encoded by the coding sequence ATGGCCCGCACCCGTCTCGCAGTCGCCGCCCGGATCGCCCTGGCGGTCTTCGCCGGCTATGGTCTGGCAGGTCTCGCCACCGCGGCGCTGGCGCTCGGCCTGCCGATGAGCCGGGCCGACGCTGCGTCGACGGCGACGATGTTGAGCTTTGCCGTCTACGCCGCGGCGGTGCTGTGGACGTTCGGGGCCCGCCGCCTCGCGACCGCCGCGCTGGGCCTGCTGCTGCCGGCCCTCGCGCTCGGCGGCCTCGTCTGGGCACTCCACGGAGGAGCTGGATGA
- a CDS encoding PepSY-associated TM helix domain-containing protein, with protein sequence MKATFRQSMAWLHVWSGLVVGWVLFAVFLTGTLSYYRTEISQWMRPELHAGHAVDVPIAAERAVDALRERAPDARAWFMTLPTPEIPATRIVWRTAPGAPFSVALLDPATGATLPARDTRGGDFLYRFHYELHLPPLWGRWIVGGCAMVMLIALLSGIVTHRRIFVDLFTFRPNKARQRAWLDAHNVTGVLALPFHLMITYTGLVTLMLLYMPWGVDTAYRGDRERYFQDRGQTIAARPPNHAPGTLAPLGPMIREAMRLTGSEATFIAIHNPRDARSTVLVTMDEPEGLAHLHPAVGFDGVTGTFLATTMPASAATTVHGTLVGLHEAHFARWPLRLLFFLSGLLGCAMVATGLVLWTVARLPKPNSAARMPLGHRLVHALNVGTLAGLPVAVACYLLANRLLPAAMPARPEAEVQAFFAGWLLTALPVVFLAPARAWTVALTTAAAGFFAIPIVGGVTTNRHLLTSLREGDKVFVAFDTTSFCVAVGFGFAAYALANRRAAPQRMGKDALQAGIGSRSSV encoded by the coding sequence ATGAAGGCGACGTTCCGGCAGTCGATGGCGTGGCTGCACGTCTGGTCCGGACTCGTGGTCGGCTGGGTGCTGTTTGCAGTCTTCCTCACCGGCACCTTAAGCTACTACCGCACTGAGATCTCGCAGTGGATGCGGCCGGAACTCCACGCCGGTCACGCGGTCGATGTCCCGATCGCCGCGGAGCGCGCCGTTGACGCCCTACGCGAGCGCGCCCCGGACGCGCGGGCCTGGTTCATGACGCTGCCGACCCCTGAGATCCCCGCGACCCGGATCGTGTGGCGCACCGCCCCCGGAGCCCCGTTCTCGGTGGCGCTGCTCGACCCGGCTACCGGTGCCACGCTTCCCGCGCGGGACACCCGCGGCGGCGATTTCCTGTACCGGTTCCACTACGAACTCCACCTGCCGCCCCTCTGGGGACGCTGGATTGTCGGCGGCTGCGCCATGGTGATGCTGATCGCCCTGCTCAGCGGGATCGTCACGCATCGGCGGATCTTCGTCGACCTGTTCACCTTCCGGCCTAACAAGGCACGCCAGCGCGCGTGGCTCGACGCGCACAACGTCACCGGCGTGCTGGCGCTGCCGTTCCACCTGATGATCACCTACACCGGTCTCGTCACGCTGATGCTGCTGTACATGCCTTGGGGGGTGGACACGGCCTACCGCGGTGATCGCGAGCGATACTTCCAGGACCGCGGCCAGACGATTGCGGCCCGTCCCCCGAACCACGCCCCGGGGACGCTGGCACCACTCGGACCGATGATCCGCGAGGCGATGCGCCTCACCGGGTCGGAGGCGACCTTCATCGCGATCCACAATCCCCGCGACGCGCGGAGCACGGTGCTGGTGACGATGGACGAGCCCGAGGGCTTGGCCCATCTCCACCCCGCGGTCGGCTTCGATGGCGTGACCGGCACCTTCCTCGCCACGACCATGCCGGCCAGCGCCGCGACCACCGTGCACGGGACGTTGGTCGGCCTGCACGAGGCGCACTTCGCACGCTGGCCGCTTCGCCTGCTGTTCTTCCTGTCGGGCCTGCTGGGCTGCGCCATGGTGGCGACCGGCCTGGTGCTATGGACCGTCGCGCGTCTACCCAAGCCCAACTCTGCGGCGCGAATGCCGCTGGGCCACCGGCTCGTCCACGCGCTCAACGTCGGCACTTTGGCCGGCTTGCCGGTTGCCGTGGCGTGCTACTTACTGGCCAACCGGCTGCTGCCCGCTGCGATGCCTGCCCGTCCTGAGGCCGAAGTGCAGGCTTTCTTCGCCGGGTGGTTGTTGACGGCCCTTCCAGTCGTGTTCCTCGCGCCGGCTCGGGCATGGACCGTCGCGCTGACGACCGCCGCCGCCGGGTTCTTCGCCATCCCGATCGTTGGCGGCGTCACGACAAACCGTCATCTCCTCACGAGCTTGCGCGAGGGCGACAAGGTGTTCGTAGCCTTCGATACCACCAGCTTCTGCGTTGCGGTCGGGTTCGGGTTCGCCGCTTATGCTCTGGCCAACCGTCGAGCTGCCCCGCAGCGAATGGGAAAAGACGCTCTCCAGGCAGGTATCGGATCACGGTCGTCGGTGTGA
- a CDS encoding LysR family transcriptional regulator, producing the protein MSLRALRTLHAIARHGSFARAGEVVGLTQSAVSLQIRALEKEFGAQLFDRSRRLPRLTPAGQIVLEKSAEVLALYDQIASALSDEQSLAGRLKLGVIHTALSGVVPDALAALNRSHPRVRVQVTAGMSVGLALQVAAGELDAAVTTEPVRPHPQNLIWRSLYEDHFWLVAPPGHEDRSLRELLTALPFIRFDSQAWAGRVIDRELRRMRLEVQDEMVLDSQEVILKMVEKGLGVAVIPLSDDARANLDLTCLMFGEPQLTRQVVLLERQDRPVERLTAAFSDAVTRTARTSGSLASR; encoded by the coding sequence ATGTCGCTTCGTGCCCTGCGGACCCTGCACGCCATCGCCCGACACGGGTCGTTCGCTCGTGCCGGGGAGGTTGTTGGGCTGACGCAGTCCGCTGTGAGCTTGCAGATCAGGGCGCTGGAGAAGGAGTTCGGCGCGCAGCTTTTCGATCGTTCTCGCCGGTTGCCGCGGCTAACTCCGGCAGGCCAAATCGTGCTGGAGAAGTCGGCTGAAGTTCTGGCGCTCTACGACCAGATCGCATCGGCATTGAGCGACGAGCAGTCCCTCGCCGGACGCCTCAAGCTGGGGGTCATTCACACCGCGCTGTCCGGCGTCGTGCCAGACGCACTGGCTGCGCTCAATCGATCCCACCCCCGTGTTCGCGTTCAGGTGACCGCCGGGATGTCAGTCGGACTTGCCCTACAGGTCGCGGCTGGGGAACTAGACGCAGCAGTCACGACGGAGCCTGTCCGTCCGCACCCACAGAACCTGATCTGGCGGTCGCTCTATGAGGATCACTTCTGGCTCGTCGCGCCTCCTGGTCACGAGGATCGAAGCCTGCGTGAACTCCTGACGGCGCTGCCCTTCATTCGCTTCGACAGCCAAGCTTGGGCCGGTCGGGTGATCGACCGGGAGTTGCGGCGCATGCGGCTGGAGGTGCAGGACGAGATGGTTCTGGATAGCCAAGAGGTGATCCTGAAGATGGTCGAGAAGGGGTTGGGAGTCGCGGTCATCCCGCTCTCCGACGACGCTCGCGCGAACCTTGATCTGACCTGCCTGATGTTCGGCGAGCCGCAACTCACGCGGCAGGTTGTGCTTCTGGAACGTCAGGACAGACCTGTTGAACGCTTGACCGCGGCGTTCTCTGATGCGGTTACAAGGACGGCAAGGACCTCCGGCAGCTTGGCGTCGCGCTGA
- a CDS encoding AEC family transporter yields MTIAVLQALLPIVILIALGMLLRRRRFLDRSFWPQAERLGYFVLLPCLFFDGLATAQLEALPVGELALTLILSTILVAALVVGLRPLMKVDGPAFTSVFQGSVRFNNYVGVTLAAGLFGAKGIALAAICNAAIVPTVNILCVMVFARHGAAQMTGPAILKQVTTNPLVIGSLGGITFQALGLSIPQGLEPAMKALGAASLPLGLLCIGAALEFSAARQWVRPVITSSVAKFLAMPVATVLVSMLTGLKGPALTTALLFQVLPTASSAYILARQLGGDAPLMAGITATQTILALAAIPLMLIGLNAVVQF; encoded by the coding sequence ATGACCATCGCTGTCCTCCAAGCACTCCTGCCAATCGTCATCCTGATCGCGCTCGGGATGCTGCTACGGCGGCGTCGCTTCCTAGATCGCAGCTTCTGGCCGCAGGCCGAGCGGCTCGGCTACTTCGTCCTGCTTCCATGCCTCTTCTTCGACGGCCTCGCGACCGCGCAGCTTGAGGCGCTGCCTGTCGGCGAACTCGCCTTGACGTTGATCCTCTCGACCATCCTCGTCGCGGCTCTCGTCGTCGGGCTGCGGCCCCTCATGAAGGTGGACGGCCCGGCCTTCACGTCGGTCTTCCAGGGGAGCGTGCGCTTCAACAACTATGTCGGTGTCACTCTGGCCGCTGGTCTGTTCGGGGCGAAGGGCATCGCATTGGCGGCGATCTGCAATGCCGCGATCGTGCCGACCGTCAACATCCTCTGCGTGATGGTGTTCGCCCGGCATGGCGCTGCTCAGATGACCGGCCCCGCCATCCTCAAGCAGGTGACGACAAACCCGCTGGTCATCGGTTCTCTCGGCGGCATCACTTTCCAGGCACTTGGCCTCAGCATCCCGCAAGGTCTGGAGCCTGCCATGAAGGCCCTGGGCGCAGCCTCACTACCGCTCGGCCTGCTCTGCATCGGGGCAGCACTGGAATTCAGCGCCGCGCGCCAGTGGGTCAGGCCGGTCATCACGTCGTCCGTCGCGAAGTTCCTGGCGATGCCCGTCGCGACCGTTCTGGTATCCATGTTGACGGGGCTGAAAGGGCCAGCCCTGACGACCGCGCTCCTCTTCCAAGTTCTGCCGACCGCCTCGTCCGCCTACATCTTGGCGCGCCAGCTTGGAGGAGATGCTCCCTTGATGGCGGGCATCACGGCGACACAGACCATCCTCGCCTTGGCCGCGATCCCGCTGATGCTGATCGGCCTCAACGCGGTCGTGCAGTTCTGA
- a CDS encoding peroxidase-related enzyme (This protein belongs to a clade of uncharacterized proteins related to peroxidases such as the alkylhydroperoxidase AhpD.) — MSKTEHAAVSRYPVPSIEDMPEDIRARILAVQEKSGFVPNVFLMLAYRPDEFRAFMAYHDALMDKEGGLTKAEREMIIVATSAVNQCQYCVVAHGAILRIRAKNPLVADQVAGNFRKADITPRQKAMIEFAMKVSQQGHLIGEADSMALREHGFSDDDIWDMAAISAFFGMSNRLANFTSLRPNQEFYMLGRA, encoded by the coding sequence ATGTCGAAGACAGAACACGCAGCGGTCAGCCGCTATCCCGTGCCATCGATCGAGGACATGCCCGAGGACATCCGAGCGCGCATCCTGGCGGTTCAGGAGAAGTCCGGCTTCGTGCCCAACGTGTTCCTGATGTTGGCCTATCGGCCTGACGAGTTCCGGGCATTCATGGCCTACCATGACGCCCTGATGGACAAGGAGGGCGGGCTGACAAAAGCCGAGCGCGAGATGATCATCGTCGCTACCTCCGCCGTCAACCAGTGCCAATATTGCGTGGTGGCACACGGCGCGATCCTGCGCATCCGTGCCAAGAACCCTCTGGTCGCCGATCAGGTAGCCGGGAACTTCCGCAAGGCGGACATCACCCCGCGCCAGAAGGCTATGATCGAGTTCGCCATGAAGGTCTCGCAGCAGGGGCATCTCATTGGTGAGGCCGACAGCATGGCGCTGCGCGAACATGGGTTCAGCGATGACGACATCTGGGACATGGCCGCCATCTCGGCGTTCTTCGGCATGTCCAACCGGCTGGCCAACTTCACCAGCCTTCGGCCTAATCAGGAGTTCTATATGCTAGGTCGCGCGTAG